The DNA region AAAGGTTTGGCTGATTTACGCGGTTTGGCGCCGATTGAACGTGTACCTATTATTATTAATAATTGTGTGCATGAAGATTATAAAGATGAATTTTTGGATTATTTCAATAGAGCAAAAGCAAAAGGTGGTCAGACTCCACATTTATTAGATGAAGTATACAAGTGGCATACTCGATTTAATGAAACTGGAAGTATGAAAGCATAGATATTTATACAAAAAATTAAGCTGTCAAAATAATAAATTTGGCAGCTTTTTTGTTTTAATACAAATCCTATAGCATGTTAAATTTGAATATCTAGCAGGAAATTTGCATGAAAATAAATACCTTAGATAAAAAATGATTGCACGCGTAAAAATGACAGAAATAACAGCTAATGCTGTTAAACAATTACAAGAAAAACATGGAGAATTATTTTTCTTTCAAAGTGGGGGATGTTGCGAAGGTAGTCAACCATTGCTTTACGAAAAGGGCTCTTTTTATGTAGGAAGTCGAGATGTTTTGTTAGGCAACGTGAACGGCTGTGACTATTATATGTCACCAACAGAATTCAAGTATTGGCAATATACCGAGTTGACAATTGATGCAGTTCCAGGCGTTGGAGTGGGCGGCTTTTCATTAGAATCGACGATTGGGTTAACATTTGTTACTAAATCAAGGTTGTTTACAGAAGAAGAATTAGTGGAATTGAATAAATTAGAAAATTCTATTGCAAAAATCTAATAATTCATTCATTTTCTTTGTGTTATCACCAAAAACATTTATTATTGGGTTGTTAAATTATTTATAACTGTATTAAAAAATGATTTTCTATGAGAAAATCCGATCTCGTAAATAGCATTTCTGAAAAAACGGGCATTCCAAAGGTGGACGTTTTAGTTACGATTGAATCTTTTTTGAAAGAAATTAAAGGTAATCTTTCCAAAGGGGAGAATATTTATATTCGAGGATTTGGTAGCTTTATTACGAAAAAAAGAGCGGCTAAAATTGGACGTAATATTAAGAAGAATGTCGCTGTAGAGATTCCAGAGCATTATATTCCTGCATTTAAACCTGCAAAAGAATTTGTCAGCGAGGTAAAACAAAGCCAAAAATAGGTTACCTTAGCGGATCAAATTTTTGGCATGAAGAAGCAAAAAATTATTTTACTCGTTTCGGGCTTATTTTTATTTGTACTGATTTATTTTGGAGGTAATACAATTCCACCTAAGAAAAAGATGGCAGCTATGCCGTCCGCCATGTTGTCTGAAAAAAAGACCATTACAACGGATGAAATCATAGCTAAGGCAAAACAACACCTAACAGCCGAACAAACTACTCAAATTACCGAGTTAGAAAATAGTGTAGTTAGAGGTGATGTAAAATCCCAACAAGAAAAAGTATACGGGCAATTAGCCAATTTTTGGACGAAGGATATGGGAAGACCTGATTTAGGTGCTTATTATACTGGTCAAGAAGGTCTTTTGGAAAATTCAGAAAAGAAGCTTACCTTTGCCGCCCATTTGTTGCTTAATGGAGTTTTGGTATCTGACAGCGATCCTGCAATGCAAAACTGGTTGGCGACAAATGCGAAAACGTTTTTTGATAAAGCTCTGGAAATCAATCCTTCCAATGATTCAACTAAGATAGGAATTGGAGCGTGTTATA from Rhizosphaericola mali includes:
- a CDS encoding DUF779 domain-containing protein, with product MIARVKMTEITANAVKQLQEKHGELFFFQSGGCCEGSQPLLYEKGSFYVGSRDVLLGNVNGCDYYMSPTEFKYWQYTELTIDAVPGVGVGGFSLESTIGLTFVTKSRLFTEEELVELNKLENSIAKI
- a CDS encoding HU family DNA-binding protein translates to MRKSDLVNSISEKTGIPKVDVLVTIESFLKEIKGNLSKGENIYIRGFGSFITKKRAAKIGRNIKKNVAVEIPEHYIPAFKPAKEFVSEVKQSQK
- a CDS encoding tetratricopeptide repeat protein translates to MKKQKIILLVSGLFLFVLIYFGGNTIPPKKKMAAMPSAMLSEKKTITTDEIIAKAKQHLTAEQTTQITELENSVVRGDVKSQQEKVYGQLANFWTKDMGRPDLGAYYTGQEGLLENSEKKLTFAAHLLLNGVLVSDSDPAMQNWLATNAKTFFDKALEINPSNDSTKIGIGACYMFGNISDNPMQGILPVREIAEKDPKNIFAQMILGMGGIKSGQYENAVKRFQAVLAVDPTNLEATLNLAETYDRLGDKTNAIKWYKNVLEKINVPDAKKEIEERIKALQQ